From the Montipora capricornis isolate CH-2021 chromosome 2, ASM3666992v2, whole genome shotgun sequence genome, one window contains:
- the LOC138022968 gene encoding sperm-associated antigen 8-like, with protein MRYSFQDNADGARTQVSTRRTSIMSSHSISVMRHNNSCGKTLLDNWVEERRCEQFDKSEKVNVSELHKQGHKGILTTDFDAKPEGLSTVRDSYRTPATLGVRQVGLRQQLLQEELFRQVSTEVDQEFNPPPPTVEYLSTTKKDFSKEFTPIIKAPTRDHDVKTEQPATFWLERAEEVHGVSQVRTEDTPFRKNAAFSTPIDEYKDAPKPGERWKF; from the exons ATGCGTTATAGTTTCCAGGACAACGCCGACGGTGCCAGAACGCAGGTATCCACACGAAGAACATCGATCATGAGTTCGCACAGTATTTCCGTGATGAGACACAACAATTCCTGTGGTAAGACTTTGCTAGACAATTGGGTCGAGGAG AGGCGATGCGAACAGTTTGATAAATCAGAAAAAGTCAATGTTTCCGAGCTACATAAACAAGGACACAAG GGTATTCTGACGACTGATTTTGATGCCAAGCCAGAAGGATTGTCTACAGTCAGAGATTCTTACAGAACACCAGCAACACTTGGAGTGCGACAGGTTGGTTTGAGGCAGCAGCTCCTTCAAGAGGAACTCTTTAGACAAGTCAG tACTGAGGTGGATCAAGAATTCAATCCTCCGCCTCCCACAGTAGAATATCtctcaacaacaaaaaaagatttctCTAAAG AATTTACTCCAATCATCAAAGCACCAACAAGG GATCATGACGTGAAAACTGAACAACCTGCTACTTTTTGGCTCGAGAGAGCTGAAGAGGTTCAT GGCGTTTCTCAAGTTCGAACGGAGGACACTCCTTTCCGTAAAAATGCCGCTTTCAGTACACCAATCGACGAGTATAAAGATGCTCCGAAACCCGGGGAACGGTGGAAGTTTTGA